CAGCCCCCTGGCTACTCGGCCGTGTGGAGGCTGCTGCAACCCGCTGTGAGGACGCCGCCCCGTTCGGACTCGACGAAGATGGATTACAGGCTCACGCCGACCGACTGCGTTCGGATCTCGAGTTCGCCCGGCTCGGAACGACGCTCGCGACGCTGGTGGCACGACGCCAGACAGTGTGATTGACAACGGGAGAAGCGAGACGACAGGCGGCGTCGGTCGTGAGCTGTGACGTGCTACGAGTTGTTCTGTTGGTCCAAGTCCGAGAGTTTGTGCTTGAATGCCCGATACGCGTTGTCACCCTGCTCGGTGAGTGAGACGACTCTGCGACGGCCGACGGATTCGATCGTAACGTAACCGTCGGCTTCGAGCGGGTCCAGCACGTGCGTATCGAGGACGCGAAACGCCCCTTTGTCCTCCCCGGTTCGCTCGTCGGGCGACTGACGATCAGCCATAAACGAGAGGCCGTGGTCGCGCGCGAACTCGATGAGATCCTTCTTTTTCGGTGGTGCAGTCCGGTCGTCGTGGTAGCCGTCCCACGAGGCCGGATCGCGGAGAAATCCCATGATGGCGATCTGGTCCGCAGTCGGCGAGTCGATCGGGTACGTCGGCAGCCCGTCGACTTCGTCGATCCCGGTCGATGCCGGCTCGACCGACCCATCGTGGGCGTAGGTCTCCGGTTCGACGTAGAACGCCCGCGCGTCGGTCGAGACGTCCATACAGGCCATCGTCGCCCCGATTGCGGCGATGGTCCCGCCGCCGGAGACGTTGACCGAGACGTCGTCGGCGGCGTGCTTCGAGGCGATCGTCGTCACGGCACCGAGGACGGCGTAGACGTCCGTGAGATCGCACTCCCACGTCTGGACGTCCGGCACGATAGACTCGAGTTCGTCGCGTAACTCGTCGTGGTACGTTGCGGGTGGACCGTTGCCGTCGGTGGGAGTCGCGGTATCGGCGGGAGTTGCGGTGTCAGCGGGATCACCAGAACTGGAGCCAGCGTGATCCATGCCAGCAGTCGATTCAGGTCCCGGAACCGGCGATTCGCTCGCCTTGCCGTAATCTGTCAGCGACCCACCGTCGTGTTCGAGGAGGTAGACGAGGTCGGCGCGCTGGCGACGAATCGGTTCGACGATTCGGTCGTACTCGTAGCCCAGCGGCACGATGTGCACTCGCTTGACGACGTCCATACGCCGACAACGACCGCCTCCGAAATAACACCTATCGAATCAGTGGACTCTCACAGAGACCAACGGCCAACTCGTGTGGAGCGGATCACGACGAAACGTTCAGAACCGTCGCGTTCGTACGTACACACAATGGCAGCTTACGACGCGATTTATTTCGATCTCGACAGCACTCTCTGCGAACCCATCCAGGATCCGGACACTCTCCTCGCTGGCACGTTCGACGACGCCGGTATCGAGCCGTTCTGCACGCCCGCCGACCTCCGAGCCGCGATTCCGGACCTCCCGACGGCAGAGACCGCCCGCGAGTTCTACGAATCGCTCTTCTCGACCGTCGCCACACAGGCCGAGCCACACGTCCAGGATCGACTCGGCTCCGACGGTCCAGCGGAACTCGCCGCGGCCTACCTCGAACGCGAGGACCCGACCGCCGTCGAGTTTCGACCCGGGGCGAAGACGGCACTCGAGTTCGCTCGCGAACAGGGGCCGGTCGGCCTGATTACGAACGGCGGCCGCGAGACGCAAACGCAGAAGCTCCGCGCGCTCGACATCGAGGATGCGTTCGACGTGCGTGTCTTTACGGATCCGGCGGCCGGCATCTTTCCAAAGCCGGACACTGCACCGTTCGAGTACGCGCTTCGAGAGCTCGAGGCGACGCCGGAGACGGCGATTCACATCGGTGACTCGTTGCACGCGGATGTCGGCGGTGCGAACGCGATCGGGCTCGATTCAGCCTGGATCGAACTCGAGAATCAGGTGCAACACGGCGATCCGACGGTACACCAGCCAACGTACGAGCTTGGGACGCTAGAGTCGTTCGAGGCGATTCTCTGAGGAGATGGCTGTGGCGTGTCCGACGAGTCCTGAGTTGCAGTTTCGGACCTACTCGAGAAGGTCCGTGTGGACGACCGCGCGGTACTGGCTGTCGGTCGCGTCCTGCAGGCGAGTCAGGAGGGCGGCTGCGTCGGCGAACGAGTCGGGGAGTTCGAACGGGTCGTCTGGCTGGTCGTCGCGTTGCTTGCACAGTTTGGTGAACGCGAGTAGCCGGTCGTCGGTGCCGGGTCGGGCGTAGACGGTGGTGATGGTGTTGCT
The DNA window shown above is from Natrialba magadii ATCC 43099 and carries:
- a CDS encoding HFX_2341 family transcriptional regulator domain-containing protein, which produces MDVVKRVHIVPLGYEYDRIVEPIRRQRADLVYLLEHDGGSLTDYGKASESPVPGPESTAGMDHAGSSSGDPADTATPADTATPTDGNGPPATYHDELRDELESIVPDVQTWECDLTDVYAVLGAVTTIASKHAADDVSVNVSGGGTIAAIGATMACMDVSTDARAFYVEPETYAHDGSVEPASTGIDEVDGLPTYPIDSPTADQIAIMGFLRDPASWDGYHDDRTAPPKKKDLIEFARDHGLSFMADRQSPDERTGEDKGAFRVLDTHVLDPLEADGYVTIESVGRRRVVSLTEQGDNAYRAFKHKLSDLDQQNNS
- a CDS encoding HAD family hydrolase; this translates as MAAYDAIYFDLDSTLCEPIQDPDTLLAGTFDDAGIEPFCTPADLRAAIPDLPTAETAREFYESLFSTVATQAEPHVQDRLGSDGPAELAAAYLEREDPTAVEFRPGAKTALEFAREQGPVGLITNGGRETQTQKLRALDIEDAFDVRVFTDPAAGIFPKPDTAPFEYALRELEATPETAIHIGDSLHADVGGANAIGLDSAWIELENQVQHGDPTVHQPTYELGTLESFEAIL